acttccaatttttcttgattcatggacataacattaggattgactaatttgatatccttgcagttcaatgaactctcaagagtcttctccaacaccacagtttgaaagcatcaattcttcagcactcagctgtctttatgttccaactctcacaactgtacatgacgactggaaaaatcatagctttgactatatggacctttgtcagccaattgatgtctctgcttttgaatacactgtctatggtttgtcatggctttccttccaaggaagaggtgtctttgaatttcatgacttcagccaccatccgcagtgattctggagcccaagaaaataaaatctgtcactgcttccacttttcccctttctatttactatgaagtcatgggactggatgctttgatcttcatttttttgaatgctgagttttaagccagctttttcactctcctctttcaccgtcatcaagaggctccttagttcctcttaactttctactattagggtggtatcatctgcagatctgaggttattgatatttctcctggtaatcttgattccagcttatgattcatccagcctggcatttcacatgatgtactctgcatataagttaaataaacagggtgatgacatacagccttaacatactcctttcccaatttggaaccagtccattgttccatgtccggttctaactgttgctttttgacccacacacaggtttctcaggagataggtaaggtggtttggtattcccatctctttaagagttttcctcagtttgttgtgatccacacagtcaaaggtttttagcatagtcaatgaagcagatgtttttctggaactcccttgttttttctatgatccaacagaagttggcaatttgatctctggttcctctgccttttctaaatccagtttgaacatctggaagttctcggttcacatactgctgaagcctagctggaGGTATTTTAATCTTATTAGCATGcaaaatgagagcaattgtgtggtagtttgaatattttttggttgctcttctttgggactggagtaaaaactgaccttttccagtcctgtggccactggtgagttttccaaatttgctggcattttgagtgcagcactttaatgtcttcatcttttaggattgaaatagctcagctggaattccatcatctccactagctttgttcatagtgatgcttcctaaggcccacttgacttcacactccaggatgtccgcTCTAAGTGGTAACCACActtcatggttatccaggtcattaagaccttttttatatagttcttctgtgtatttttgccacctcttcttaatctcttctgcttctgttaggtctttaccatttctgtcctttattgtgcccatctttgcatgaaatgttcccttgatatttccaactttcttgaagagatctgtgcCAAATTATTGTAGCAAAATATCATCTCTGTGTATTAACATGTACCATTCCTACTACCAGGAATACTCTTTCACGCCTACTCTCTTCCCCCCAGTTAACTCCTACTCATATCTCAGTTTAAATGTTTAGTACATACGACAGATGTTGCAAACCAGATTAACTTCTCCCTCACATCCTGTGTTTCTCATTTTGTAAGATTCATCAAACTTACAGTTATTTCCTCCATGTCATCTGACTAGAATGCAAGCTTTTCTGAATGAGACCACAGTATCTTGTACACTGGTACATTCCCAGCACACAGCACATGATGGCTAGCACAGAATTGttattgttcattcactaagttgtgtccaactctttgcaaccccatgaactgcagcttccctggacaggcttccctgtccttaaccatctccctgagtttgctcaagcaCAGAGtggattcaacaaatatttattaagtaatttttaaaacgtGTGTGGTTCTGCTACTTATGGCTTCGTAAGAAACGATTTTGGAGGTTTTAGTTTTCAGCtactataaaatgaaaacaataataccTTTCTCCTGAggaattataattaaataaattaaccaCTAAATTTAACATTCCAAGTATCTGACACATGGGCACCCAGAAGGTACTTGGTAATCTATGGCTTTAAttatgataagaaaaataaatacatctgcTCTCTTAGAAGGTGATTTGTTTTATAGTGACGTtttggcagaaaagaaaaaaattacattgtactattatttattattgtttaatttagataTTTCAAAACATCATGTTTGTTTATCATGATGTAAACCCACTTTTATAAGCAATTTAAGGTAGAATTCAGCTAAGAAgaaataggttttctttttttgtttttttttgttttgttttgttttttaaattacgtTTATTTAGCGTATGTACACATAAAAGAGAAATCACCCTCTGTTCCCACCCAGCAAACATGCACAAACCCAAGGTATACATGAAGGGACAGGGCCCCAGCCCCAGGTTAGTGGTTGGGATGGTGCGGTCCTGTGAGTCACCAGCCCTGGTCAGGGGAGGGCTGGACTCAAGTGTTGGGCAGGCTGTACCCCCGCTGCGGGGCCTAAAACAAGTGCGCGCCATAGCCAAAGGTCTGTTTGATGCCCTCAAAGTAGTATCGCTGCCAGCCCTGCCTCGTCCTCTCCTCCTCTGGGGCGGGGATGCCTCGGCCCTCCATGCACAGCTCAGTTTCTCCATTCTTATCAATGAAGGTCAAGGTGATGGTGGCAAAATGCCCTTCTGGCCAAGATTTAAACCTCCACTTCATTGCAATGTATTTCTCAGGGACCAGATCAGTGAATTCTCCAGAGACATTGCCGTCTACCAGGTGAAACTTGCCACCTTTGTCTGCTTCTAACATAGCAGGAGCGTGGGTGAAGGCCTGAACGAGCTCTTGGGTGGTAAAAACTCTATAGAGCTCCTCTGGTGATGTCAGGAAGCCTTCTCTAAGGGTAATCTTACAAGTGGGGATTTTGACACCAACAGATCTGGCCTGGGTTTTTGAAGGAGCAGACTTAGCCTTGCGCTCCTCAGTTTTCAGTGCTGGCGGCCCGGCTGGGTCTACTGACTCTCCATTCACTGTAGGCAAGATCATACCCTGCGTGAACTCTGTTTTGAGGGTGCTGATGTAAATTCCCATTGCTTCTCTTAGAAGTTTCACCCCTTCTTCCTTCATTAAGGCCATGAGATTTGTGTCAGGCTCATCTTTGGCAAGGCTCACACTAATCTCCACTTCATCCATGCTATTTTCATCAGACAAATTGGGGATCTCCACATGGCCCTTGTACTGCACTCCAGACTTGGAGGTACCTGTCCAGTTTAGTTTGATGCTCCACTCGTAAAAGAAGATAAGTTTGCCTTTGCGATTGTTAATGGATGCCTCTCCATCCAGCTTACTCACTTCTGTCACCTCACACTTGCCTTCCTCATTTTGCACACGGACAGCCAGGAACAGTGTTTTCAGCTTATCTGTGGACCAGTTCGAAGCATCCCTCTCAATGCCAGTTGTTGACGTTGGTGGCGTCCGCCCGCTCCTCCACGATCcagcctgggtctccctcacCCCACTTGGCCATCGGCTCTCCTATCGCACCGCCAACAGCTCCCGAGCAGCCACAGCCACAGCCTCAGGACAGCCCGGTCGCGGCTGCCCGGCAGCGCCTGGAAACTACTAGAAGAAGAAATAGGTTTTCAATTGATACTTTATTTCAAGCATTTGTCGTTAAATGACtctatcctttttttaaaaaaaaaaaaacaaaactttttatttgtattggaGTGCAGCCAACACtgaatagccaattaacaatgttgtgatacttTCAGGTGAAGCGCAAAGGGACTCAGCAATACATTTACATGTtccatccttttaaaaataaatgaaatttattctTCCTATTTTAAAGTAGTTTTCCATCCTTAGAGCTggcatttaattttttcaaaatgttagtATTCATTCCCACAAGCAGTCTTTGCATTAATACAATATTAATtcaaatcaatttttttcttttgccaaaaGCAACATATGTCTATCACagaaatttagaaaaagcagagaagtattgaatataaagaaagaaaatttatttctgtAATCCCAGCACCCAGAGATAGCCACTGTATATCCTTCTAAATACATTTTATCCCAATACCTGTTTTATTAAATAATGATGAGATTGTGTTGTCATTGCCCATTTGGGATTGCTTTTtcacttaatcatgcctgtcaGTTTATGCCAACAAATACTCATGTGTAacatcattttataaatattcactCACAACAATGGCCTAACATTGTATGGAAGTACCCTCATTTATTTGAATACTTCCCTATTGTTAGAAATTAAGtatatttcactttcttcttcttttctggcTATTATCAGCAATATTTCTGTGAATAAGTAAAGAGAAACAATGAGTCATTCGAAACCTTTAGGAAGCAGCCACCACTTACTGGTGCCTTACAATTCAGAGTTCAGTTAGACTGATATCCTActagtctcactgtttccttccACACTCTTGTTATGAGTCTGGGACCGTCACTAGATGATGGTAAAGATGGGTAATGGGCAAGATTGGAATAAAAGCATTTGAAGAAGGACTTTCTCTTCTGCTCTCaagaaagaaagttcaaactggAACCTATGAATCAGCACATGATCAAAAATATCGTAACAAAAAGTGGGCCCATGTTTTGAAATGGAAATAAGGTAAACGAAATGAAACATATAGGCCACTGCTGTTTCACTGTCTGGAGCTACAATGTCCATATTTGTTTGACAAACACTTTTTTCCCAGCCTGGTTGGCTGGTATAAGTTCCATCATCCTCGTCTTACAGgatctgaggcacagaaaggctgACCAaaatgtccaaggtcacacaagttAGTGGCACAGCCCAGGTCTGAGCCTGTGGGTCCTGGCCTCGGACCAGTGCCCTTCTCACGCTTGAATAGTTTCTCTGTAATACTGGGAATTATGAAGAATAGGGAACAGGACACAGTGTGGCCAGGAGATTAGCAGAAACATAATTCTCCTGAGAGACAGCACGGAGACATCTGTTAGCCTCTTAACATGAGTCTAACATCCTCAGTGAGGGGATAATAAATCCTCTCTGTCCACCTCTCTCTGGGGAGACGAACATTATTGCTCAATCAGAAATTTGTCCTTTAAAGAGCTTTGGTATTCTCAAAGGAAAGGTGCTACTgataagtgaaaatattttctttgcttctgctGTGAAAATGGTGAAAAGGAGAATGGCTTATTAAGGAATTATTGGAAGACAAAAATTCTTATCTAATAACGTTAGGGCTATGCTCTGGAGCTCTCTGAATGGAAAGATTGTGAGTCCCCGCTGCACTGAACACACACTTTCCAATACAGTAAAAGTCTTACGCAACACAATCAGAACTGCTAATTAATGGGCTAATCAGAGATGGGAGGGGTTTAGGGGGAAGGATACATTTATGTTGCAAGCGTTTTACCTTAAATAAATGTAAGTGTGCTTAACTGTCATGGCACTTTCCCTCACTATTGAATTCCCTGGAAAGGTTCCAAAGCTACATTTTTTTTACCCAAAGACACACCCGTAAGATCTCATTTTTcgctttcattttttctttctttgtagtgaGCGAGAACTTAAATACACTCATGAGCAACATAGcatagattttattattttttccaatttttgctAATTAACTCATTTGATATTGAGTCTTTCCATAGCATTCCATTTAAATTTCATTGCAATAATTCTCTCTCGTTTTCTAGACATGTCTCATTATTTGTGTCATATTAAATTGCATAACTTTAATAACAAGTAAAACTGGCACAAATATATTACAGAATAAACAATTATGTCTCTCTTGAGACAGTGGGAAACTCAACTCTTGAGGGAGAGATGCGCTGGTGTGGGCAGACTGTTCAGCGTGCTCTGAGCACCAGCTGGGTCCTCACACAGGGAACAGATCCCTTGTTCTTCCCATGAGTCGCTTAAGTGGCAACTGGCTGAAAGAGTGCCCACCACAATTTTAACTAGCTAATTGTTAATATTAAGCAATGCCTTCATAGACAATGCCTGGTATCAGTCTTAGGAAGGAGTTTAAATTTAATCTATCCTATTTATACTCATAGTTTTAAAATCCCATCCTCCCTACCCAATAAATAGTCTATCAATTTACCTATGCAGGCAGTAAGTTTGGGTTCGCATTATCTCATTTCTAGGTCCCTAAAAGACCCAGTTTCTCACTAGGGCAGCCTCTTGAAATAGGAAGAAAGGACTGGATACACAAATGAAttccatcttttattttcttccaagcaCTTGCAAACATCAGAAGCTatcttattatttcttcttttctgttaccCATAATTAGGAGGTACGTTCTGTGAGAGACAGACCTcatctgtctcttcctctttgtATTTTGGGCACAGCTaggacaatgcctggcacacagggaaTCTACACTATAAATGTTATTCCGTGAATGATGATTTGATTGGGCTGCCCTGAGTGTACACAACCTCAATGTCTTCTACACCGATGTGCTCTCACTTCattacttttttcccttttaaaaacaaattcctaCACTATTAGAAGTTTTCCAGTTGCTTGGCAAAAATGCAGCCTGCAGAAGGCTAGGTTCTAATCTTTGCTCCAGAAAATAAAAGGGGTGTGGTACAAAGAACAGAGCTGCCTAACATCTAACTCACTGAGTAAACCAAGGGATTTAAGATGGTCACTCAGACCCGGCCTTAGTAAATGATCTGTATATCTATGTACCTGAGAGCAACCAGCCACTCACAAGGTAACATTGTCCCCAAGTCCAGCACACTTCATGTCACCTCTAATTGCACCTACAGTGCAAGTTATTATTAGAACTTCCAGTGTGGAACTGTGACAGAACtgctaaaaattgaaaatattttttaaaaatggatttccTATCTGTGCCTTAAAACTTTGCTTGGTTTTACGGAAGTGTATGTTTTGTTTGGGTACACTTAGATTTATAACTGAAAAAGGAAAGGTATGATGAAagaaatttttgttaaaatagataaatgaaaaaaaaaacaattgtagATGGAAAGAACAACTCATTTTAAGGGACAGGAGGAAGCAATAGAAAGTTTCttcaaataaaagaaaagttACAGGAAGGagtcaaaggaggaaagaaagaataagaattttgttttgttaattaaaaaaatagtcaaggactcccctggtggtccagtagtaaagaatcctcctgccaatgtaaaagacatgagtttgatccttggcctGGGAAGATTTCATATGATACGGGGCAACTAAGTCCCtggaccacaactgctgagcccgcgctctggagcctgtgccccacaataatagaaaccaccacaatgagaatccaatgcactgcaatgaagagtagcccccctctccacaactagagaaagcccgtgtgcagcaatgaagccTCAGTGCAAAAATAAATacgtaagtaaataaataaaacttaaaaaaaaaaaagatagtcaaGATTTCGTGTTGGCTTCTATAGAGTGAAAATGACCATACTCTCCCTTGAGCATCACCTTTCACAGTCTCTGAAGCTACAACTACAGAGTTTGCTTCCAGTCTTCCCTTCTCCTCACATTCATCCGCTAAAGCCACTGAAACCTATCCTTAAAGTGTCTTGCAAGTTCAGCCCTTCTCCATCCCACAGATACTGGTTCATGCTTTAGTCCTCATGGAGCAATGGATTGTGATGACTGCTCCGAATGGTACAGCTCCCAGGGGTCCATCCCTGTGCGACACCATCTCCATGCTCCCACCAGACTTCCCTGAATCCCTTGGTGTACCGTTTTCTCTCTCCTGTGAGCTCAGCTCACCTCTGAAGTCTCATCTCCCATCAGACCCTTCACAAGACACCAGCTTATGCTTCACACACAAGCAGGAAATAGTGGGCTCTGTGAGTCTGCCGCTCAGTAGAACAatcaaaaatttataaatatggtACTTATTTATTCTGAATTGTTTCTATAGTGAATACTGTGATGCAACAACCAGATTCCCTGCCCCAACCACCTTCCCAGATGACTGTGCTCATTCCTCCAACTGCTGGGAGTACGGGTTCATAGCTGAATCCCTCTCGAAAGGCACTGCCTCACCCAAGTGACATGCCCTCCCTGCCAGCAGCCCACATTTGATGACTGGTTGAAGCAGGACAAAAAACACCTGGCCTCCTGCCTTGGCGGGGAGTAACTCTGAAGGGTCTCCCCAGCTCCAGGACTTCCTGTGGGATAGGCTGAATTCTCTGTTGTGATTATATTAGTTCATCTTCTCTCTCTGCCCAAGCCTGCTTCCCTTACTTCCAGGGAGCACTTCTAAATAAATCTGCTAGAAAATCTCAGTTTCAGAGCTTGTTTCCAAAAAACCCAACCCAAAGCAATATatctctttaaagatttttttggaaATATTACTATTTTGTAAACAGTGACTTCAATTGTAATTAATGTTCATGCTGgaacattaaacattttaaaagttctggttttgttttttccttcagaatGTTTAACTGGAAAGAAAGTacatctatctttttttttttaagtatattaatTTCTATTAATTTCTATCCACTACCATATATTGCTTAAAACACTGGAGCTGGAACTCTGAAATCTGGCTCTATCATTTCCCAGCTATGTAACTGCAGAAGGTTACACAGTCCCTCTTGAtcacaatttcctcatctgtaaattggggatagtaataataatactaatatgTTACTTACtggattgttgtgaagattaaatgagttgtcATATAGAAACCATTAAGAATGATGCCTAGCCGAAAATGAGTGCTTAAATTTATTAGGGTCACATTAGCTGCTATAACAGCTAAAACAAGCCAACGACTCAAACATGGTAGATATCTCTTcctcatttatataacattccaaGGTTTTTCTGGTCAATTTGGTAACTTCTCTACATGGCTTTTCAAGGACCTACATTAATGGATTCTCAGTTACCTTCAGCACATGGCCTCTCCATTTCTTTAACCAGAAAAA
The sequence above is drawn from the Dama dama isolate Ldn47 chromosome 3, ASM3311817v1, whole genome shotgun sequence genome and encodes:
- the LOC133041505 gene encoding LOW QUALITY PROTEIN: activator of 90 kDa heat shock protein ATPase homolog 1-like (The sequence of the model RefSeq protein was modified relative to this genomic sequence to represent the inferred CDS: inserted 2 bases in 1 codon) translates to MAKWGEGDPGWIVEERADATNVNNWHXERDASNWSTDKLKTLFLAVRVQNEEGKCEVTEVSKLDGEASINNRKGKLIFFYEWSIKLNWTGTSKSGVQYKGHVEIPNLSDENSMDEVEISVSLAKDEPDTNLMALMKEEGVKLLREAMGIYISTLKTEFTQGMILPTVNGESVDPAGPPALKTEERKAKSAPSKTQARSVGVKIPTCKITLREGFLTSPEELYRVFTTQELVQAFTHAPAMLEADKGGKFHLVDGNVSGEFTDLVPEKYIAMKWRFKSWPEGHFATITLTFIDKNGETELCMEGRGIPAPEEERTRQGWQRYYFEGIKQTFGYGAHLF